The Andreesenia angusta genome contains the following window.
TTTTAGTGTCGTTATCCCACTCTACAGATGCTCCAAGGAACTCAGCTATGTCTCTAACTGGCATCATAACTCTATTCTCTACTACTATAGGGAACTCTCTCTGCCACATAGTGTAGCCTGGGTTTTTCTCGTTTAAGCTGTTCTTAAGAGTCCAATCGCTAAGATGGCCGCCATACTGAGTTCCCCCGTTAGGAAGTTTTATCTCGCTCTCATGCAGCCATGCTCTAGAGGCCCTCCTAATGCCAAGGTTTATAGTAGTTGTATATTTATACAGCACTTTCTCGTTAGGGTTTGGATGGTCTACGAATTCCTCTGTTATTATCTCTGCTCTCGGGAACCAGGTATCGTGGTGGTATTCTACTCTATGTCCCATTGCCTCGGCTACTGCTCTAATAGGTAGCATAACTCTACCTTTATAAACCACTGGCTCGACATCGGATACTACTGGCTTGCCATCAAGAACTACTTTCGGCTCTATCGCCGCCTCTACATTTGTTGCTCCCAATAAACCTAGTCCTATAACACCTGCTACTGCTAATGATCTAATTGCTCTCGAAATTTTCATATCAATTCCTCCTCTCAAATCTATGTATTTAAGTAGAACACTGTTAGTCCCCCACTATAGACTTATAGTCCTACTTCTACATATTATATACTTAAATTGCATTTTTTACACTACACTTGTGCAGATAAATTTAATTTTTATTCATTACAAGCTCTACCCATTCCATTCTCTTTATCAACACGCCCCTTTAAGTCTAATATTCAAACAGTACATAGCCACTTCATTTCCATTAAAGCAACCACCCCTTATAGTTCGACTACAAAAAATAATCTAGTCAAATTTTGAAGTGGTCAAATGTATACACAAATTCATGTCTAAAACGTGTCTTTTGTGGTTATATCTGGAATATTTTTCTGGGCTAGATTTTTCCGAAGGTACTATTAAATGAAAAACATCGATGTGCTTTTGATATGAAGCAAATTTAGGCATGACAAATTGGGGGTCTTTAAGATCCCCTGGGGTTGGCTTATTAAATTAGATTGAGTTGAACTGTGTATTTTCTATTCCCGCTCAGTCTCATCTCGCAGCAAGATTTCAGCGGAAGATATTTGTTCTTCGCAGTTTTTACTTTCGCCTTGGCTTTCTTCATCCCTGTTATCTATCATAGATTTCATGTAGTTCAAAGGAGTTGTTATGCATTTTTTAACCCCAGTCCTAATATTCCCTACAGCTATATTGAAAGCTTTTTCACAGACCTCGGCTGGATAACTCCTCTGAAGGATATTTTTAGCAGCTTGAAACTCCTTTAAAGCTTTTTGATACGGTGTTTCGGTCTGAACTTCAGTTTTTATTTCTCTCTTTGGACTAGCCTTCCCATCCTTTTCCACTGTAAAAGTATAGACATGAGTGTCGTTCCATCTTTTACCATCAGGAAGAACTATCGGTCTTTCGGTTAATCTTATAAGACCCTTATTGACCAGACTCTTTATATACTTCTTAGCTGTATTCCTACAGCATCCTATATGACCAGCTATAGTTCCTATGCTTGGATAGGCAGTGTGCTCTTCGTTGGACTTGTATTTTCTTATGGCTTCGTATACTGCTCGC
Protein-coding sequences here:
- a CDS encoding stalk domain-containing protein, coding for MKISRAIRSLAVAGVIGLGLLGATNVEAAIEPKVVLDGKPVVSDVEPVVYKGRVMLPIRAVAEAMGHRVEYHHDTWFPRAEIITEEFVDHPNPNEKVLYKYTTTINLGIRRASRAWLHESEIKLPNGGTQYGGHLSDWTLKNSLNEKNPGYTMWQREFPIVVENRVMMPVRDIAEFLGASVEWDNDTKTAVITSGAYVPDPEELAAVKAKAVADMEQISADIKAGIQPPYRAKKLQHFTRDQLK
- a CDS encoding helix-turn-helix domain-containing protein encodes the protein MKAQDINTLVSAQIAARYGLNVMERAVYEAIRKYKSNEEHTAYPSIGTIAGHIGCCRNTAKKYIKSLVNKGLIRLTERPIVLPDGKRWNDTHVYTFTVEKDGKASPKREIKTEVQTETPYQKALKEFQAAKNILQRSYPAEVCEKAFNIAVGNIRTGVKKCITTPLNYMKSMIDNRDEESQGESKNCEEQISSAEILLRDETERE